A genomic stretch from Chitinophaga agri includes:
- a CDS encoding ABC transporter ATP-binding protein, with protein sequence MKITLDQTGKRFNYDWIFRRVSATFEQGGRYAILGPNGSGKSTLLQVISGHLHQNEGTVTYHSAPEELLSPDQFFRQCAIAAPYLELVEEFTLAESLQFHLQFKSFIPSVKPADAVAIVGLEKSMHKQVRNFSSGMKQRLKLALTIFSDVPVLLLDEPCTNLDAAGIRLYQQLITDYSGDRLIIVSSNDEQEYFMCPNRISIQDYK encoded by the coding sequence ATGAAAATAACACTCGACCAGACAGGTAAACGCTTTAACTACGACTGGATCTTCCGTCGTGTTTCCGCCACTTTCGAACAGGGCGGAAGATATGCTATACTTGGCCCCAATGGCTCGGGAAAATCAACTTTACTACAGGTTATCAGCGGTCACCTTCACCAGAATGAAGGTACCGTTACTTACCATAGCGCACCGGAAGAACTGCTCAGCCCTGATCAGTTCTTCCGGCAATGTGCCATCGCTGCTCCTTATCTCGAACTCGTCGAAGAATTTACATTGGCAGAAAGCCTCCAATTCCACCTTCAGTTCAAAAGCTTCATACCTTCTGTTAAACCTGCTGATGCGGTGGCCATCGTTGGCCTGGAGAAATCCATGCACAAACAGGTCCGCAACTTCTCATCCGGCATGAAACAACGCCTCAAACTGGCGCTGACCATTTTCTCTGATGTACCCGTGCTGCTCCTGGATGAGCCCTGTACCAATCTGGATGCCGCAGGTATCCGGCTTTATCAGCAACTGATCACTGACTATAGCGGCGACCGCCTGATCATCGTGAGTTCCAATGATGAACAGGAATATTTCATGTGTCCCAACCGGATCAGCATACAGGATTATAAATAA
- a CDS encoding RecQ family ATP-dependent DNA helicase, protein MAHPSDILKKYWGYDQFRPLQEDIIQAIINGKDTLALLPTGGGKSICFQVPALMKPGICLVVTPLIALMKDQVANLKKRNIPAVAIYAGMFYQDVERLLEEARRGKYKFLYVSPERLQSNRFLEYCDGMPVNLLAIDEAHCISQWGYDFRPAYLEIATIRNHFPGVPVLALTASATPEVQRDICDKLLMRHPSIFTKSFTRANLSYSVIEEDNKPEKLVHILQRVQGSAIVYCRNRKRTREIADMLEQEGIAATYYHAGLTGEERTVRQELWISNRIRVMACTNAFGMGIDKPDVRVVIHYEATDGLEAYYQEAGRAGRDEKKAYAVMLYQQQELSEMQKALRLQFPEIPEIRDVYQALVNYLQVPVGSAEGIYYDFDINDFVRKFNLNITIAYSSLRILEQEGILQLSESVFMPSRVEFVISKRTLYDFTDMQPAFEPVTQTLLRTYEGIFDTPVPVYEKQLARLLRQSETQVVHWLQQLHQRGIIKYNQRKEEPQLCFSQERVSAQHLRIDADRIRERMQAYKIRLDAMIDYVRNRDICRTQMLVRYFGEKNAAPCGTCDICIEKRKRPLDGKTGGTVAEQLVAQLDKQPADWLAVRNSLPDIEEDVLLEVMQFLILEEKAGRDADGKVYLK, encoded by the coding sequence ATGGCTCATCCATCTGACATACTTAAAAAATACTGGGGATACGATCAGTTCCGTCCTTTACAGGAAGACATCATCCAGGCTATCATCAATGGGAAAGATACCCTTGCACTGCTGCCCACCGGTGGTGGCAAGTCTATCTGTTTCCAGGTACCGGCACTGATGAAACCTGGTATATGCCTGGTAGTGACACCGCTTATTGCGTTGATGAAAGACCAGGTAGCCAATCTGAAGAAACGGAATATTCCTGCGGTAGCGATTTATGCAGGCATGTTTTATCAGGATGTGGAGCGCTTGCTGGAAGAAGCCAGAAGGGGAAAGTATAAGTTCCTGTATGTCTCTCCTGAGCGCCTGCAAAGTAACCGGTTCCTCGAATACTGTGATGGTATGCCGGTGAACCTGCTGGCTATTGATGAAGCGCATTGTATATCCCAGTGGGGATATGATTTCAGACCTGCATACCTGGAGATAGCCACCATCAGGAATCATTTCCCGGGGGTACCTGTGTTGGCACTGACGGCATCTGCGACACCGGAAGTACAGCGGGATATCTGTGACAAGCTGCTCATGCGGCATCCCTCCATCTTTACCAAGAGCTTTACACGCGCCAATCTTTCCTATAGTGTTATTGAAGAAGATAATAAGCCAGAAAAGCTGGTGCACATCCTGCAGCGTGTGCAGGGTAGCGCTATTGTATATTGCCGTAACCGGAAGCGTACCCGCGAGATCGCCGATATGCTGGAGCAGGAAGGTATAGCAGCTACTTATTATCATGCGGGACTGACGGGGGAAGAACGTACGGTTCGTCAGGAGTTGTGGATCAGTAACCGTATCAGGGTAATGGCCTGTACCAATGCCTTTGGTATGGGTATCGATAAGCCGGATGTGCGCGTTGTTATACACTATGAAGCAACAGATGGGCTGGAGGCATATTATCAGGAGGCTGGCCGTGCGGGCAGAGATGAGAAGAAGGCGTATGCAGTGATGTTGTATCAGCAACAAGAGCTCAGCGAGATGCAGAAAGCCCTGCGCCTGCAATTCCCGGAGATACCGGAAATACGCGACGTGTATCAGGCACTGGTGAATTATCTGCAGGTGCCCGTAGGTAGTGCAGAAGGCATTTATTATGATTTTGACATCAACGATTTTGTACGAAAGTTTAATCTGAATATAACCATTGCTTATAGTTCTTTGCGGATACTGGAACAAGAAGGTATCCTTCAATTGAGTGAGAGCGTCTTCATGCCGTCCCGTGTGGAATTTGTGATCAGTAAAAGAACCTTGTATGACTTTACGGATATGCAGCCTGCATTTGAGCCGGTGACACAAACATTGTTGCGCACGTATGAAGGGATTTTTGATACGCCTGTACCGGTGTATGAAAAGCAACTGGCACGCCTGTTAAGACAGTCGGAAACGCAGGTGGTACATTGGTTGCAGCAATTGCATCAGCGGGGTATTATCAAATACAATCAACGAAAGGAAGAACCGCAGTTGTGCTTTTCGCAGGAAAGGGTTTCTGCACAACATTTGCGGATAGATGCAGACAGGATAAGGGAACGTATGCAGGCATATAAAATTCGCCTGGATGCTATGATAGATTACGTCAGGAACAGGGATATCTGTCGTACACAGATGCTGGTGCGTTATTTCGGTGAAAAGAATGCAGCACCGTGTGGAACCTGTGACATATGTATTGAAAAGAGAAAACGGCCACTGGACGGCAAAACAGGTGGCACGGTGGCCGAGCAGCTGGTCGCGCAACTGGATAAGCAACCTGCGGACTGGCTTGCCGTTCGTAATAGCTTACCTGACATAGAAGAAGACGTTTTGCTGGAAGTGATGCAGTTCCTGATATTGGAGGAAAAAGCGGGCAGGGATGCAGATGGAAAGGTATACCTGAAGTAA
- a CDS encoding MFS transporter yields MQTASKKVINGWAMYDWANSVYNLVITTTFFPIYFTSVTKSDATGNNVSFFGKSFVNSALYDYAMAAAFILAAILSPVLSSIADTRGNKKRYLMMFTWLGGLCCCALYNLKGPNPDVEYGVIFFILATLGYCGGLVFYNSYLPEIAAVEDRDRISAKGFSMGYIGSVLLQIIGFVLVSNGESFGIDGQLAVRITFLLTGIWWIGFAQITFIRLPSSKGTIQEHKTNAITEAFQEMKKVYAQVKEMPVLKRFLRGFFFYSMGVQTVMMAATIFGSEELHLRPTNLIIAVVAIQIVAVLGAWGMAKLSGRYGNLPVLMTVIVLWIGICLAGYRMQTETHFYMLAVAVGLVMGGVQSLSRSTYAKLMPETEDTASFFSYYDVLEKLSVAIGLITFGYIHELTGSMRNSVLALILFFIIGLLWLFSAKRKQNSLTAKS; encoded by the coding sequence ATGCAAACTGCCAGTAAAAAAGTAATCAATGGCTGGGCGATGTATGACTGGGCAAACTCGGTATACAACCTGGTAATTACCACTACCTTTTTCCCTATTTACTTTACCTCCGTTACTAAATCAGATGCAACAGGTAACAACGTATCCTTCTTCGGTAAATCTTTCGTGAATTCGGCCCTGTACGATTATGCCATGGCCGCAGCCTTTATATTAGCAGCCATCCTGTCTCCTGTTCTTTCCTCCATTGCCGATACCAGAGGCAATAAGAAACGATACCTGATGATGTTCACCTGGCTCGGTGGTCTCTGCTGCTGTGCACTGTATAACCTGAAAGGGCCCAATCCCGATGTCGAATACGGCGTTATCTTTTTTATACTGGCTACGCTGGGTTATTGCGGCGGGCTTGTGTTCTATAACTCTTACCTGCCTGAGATCGCGGCAGTGGAAGACCGTGACCGTATCAGTGCCAAAGGCTTCTCTATGGGCTATATCGGCAGCGTTCTCCTGCAGATCATTGGCTTTGTCCTCGTTTCTAATGGCGAATCATTCGGGATAGATGGTCAACTGGCTGTACGCATTACCTTCCTCCTTACCGGTATCTGGTGGATAGGCTTTGCACAGATCACCTTTATCCGTCTGCCTTCATCCAAAGGCACGATCCAGGAACATAAAACCAATGCTATTACGGAAGCGTTCCAGGAGATGAAGAAAGTATATGCGCAGGTAAAAGAGATGCCTGTGCTCAAACGCTTCCTGCGTGGTTTCTTCTTTTATAGCATGGGCGTCCAGACTGTGATGATGGCGGCGACTATCTTCGGCAGCGAAGAGTTACACCTGCGTCCTACCAACCTGATCATCGCTGTAGTGGCTATCCAGATCGTTGCTGTACTCGGCGCCTGGGGCATGGCTAAACTCTCCGGCAGATACGGTAACCTTCCCGTACTGATGACGGTTATCGTATTATGGATCGGTATCTGCCTCGCTGGTTACCGCATGCAAACAGAAACCCACTTCTATATGCTCGCTGTCGCCGTAGGCCTGGTAATGGGTGGTGTACAATCACTCAGCCGCTCCACGTATGCCAAACTGATGCCGGAAACAGAAGATACCGCCTCCTTCTTCAGTTACTATGACGTACTGGAAAAGTTGTCCGTGGCTATAGGCCTTATCACTTTCGGCTATATCCATGAGCTGACCGGTAGCATGCGTAACTCCGTACTGGCACTGATCCTGTTCTTCATCATCGGATTGCTCTGGCTGTTCTCCGCTAAAAGGAAACAAAATAGCCTCACCGCAAAAAGCTGA
- a CDS encoding heavy metal translocating P-type ATPase, with protein sequence METISCKVRGMHCTNCAQSVSRYLENKGMQDVNVSFATEELRFTLPEGITSANDVLKGINQMGYQIVLPDEPQSPAAFLNTLTFKFFFCAIFTAPLLLHMWVHWAWLHNPYIQLALSTPVYLMGLWHFGRSAWRSLVNKLANMDVLITLGATAAYGYSLTGTLLNLGSDYMFYETAAAIITLVFLGNLLEERSVKQTTTAIADLARMQVTTARLITDHDNHEHINIVDNQTLKPGDKVLVNSGDKIPMDGTIYWGGGHINESMITGESAPVAKKEKDKAIGGTIMEDGSIKMFITATGKDTVLSYIIELVKQAQGSKPNMQKLADRISAIFVPTVLGIAVVTFLGWLLFGHVTTGEAIMKSIAVLVIACPCAMGLATPAAVMVGLGRAANNGILIKGANTLEAFKDIKYVVLDKTGTLTTGKLQLGNYHFEGMTEQEFKATVYSLEKYSSHPIARSLSGLWKGQGEAGLLQVREIKGRGMQAKDGQGNEWQLGSYAMAEQATQDDSHNIYLLKNGQLVGWIDLTDEIRPDAVQMVQQLQSRGISTVLLSGDTERKCRELAAQVGITEVFAGQSPEQKLQKIDALMKEAAVAMVGDGINDAPALARASIGISLSDATHVAMQSANVILLNNRLSSLPLALGLGRHTYLTIKQNLFWAFIYNIIAIPFAALGVLSPISGAGVMALSDIVLAVNSVRLRYKKVI encoded by the coding sequence ATGGAAACGATCAGTTGTAAAGTAAGAGGCATGCATTGCACCAATTGCGCGCAATCGGTGTCAAGATACCTGGAAAATAAAGGCATGCAGGATGTGAACGTAAGTTTCGCTACCGAAGAACTGCGTTTTACCCTGCCGGAAGGCATTACTTCTGCTAATGACGTACTGAAAGGCATCAACCAGATGGGATACCAGATAGTACTCCCTGACGAACCGCAGTCACCTGCTGCATTTCTGAACACCCTTACTTTCAAATTCTTTTTCTGTGCCATATTTACCGCCCCCCTGTTACTGCATATGTGGGTACACTGGGCATGGTTGCACAACCCGTATATACAGCTGGCGTTGTCTACTCCCGTTTACCTGATGGGGCTATGGCATTTCGGACGTAGCGCCTGGAGGTCACTGGTGAACAAACTGGCCAATATGGATGTACTTATTACCCTCGGTGCGACGGCCGCCTATGGCTATAGCCTGACGGGCACATTGCTCAATCTGGGCAGCGACTATATGTTCTATGAAACAGCTGCCGCCATTATCACCCTGGTATTCCTGGGCAATCTGCTGGAAGAACGTTCTGTAAAACAAACCACAACGGCTATCGCGGATCTGGCGAGAATGCAGGTAACCACCGCACGGCTCATTACAGACCACGACAATCATGAACATATCAATATTGTGGATAACCAGACACTGAAACCAGGGGATAAAGTGCTGGTCAACTCAGGCGACAAAATTCCGATGGACGGTACTATTTACTGGGGTGGCGGGCATATTAACGAGTCCATGATAACGGGGGAGAGTGCGCCGGTCGCCAAAAAAGAAAAGGATAAAGCCATTGGTGGTACCATCATGGAAGATGGTAGTATCAAGATGTTCATTACTGCTACTGGTAAGGATACCGTGTTGTCCTATATCATAGAACTGGTCAAACAGGCACAGGGCAGCAAGCCGAACATGCAAAAGCTCGCCGACAGGATCAGTGCCATCTTTGTACCGACAGTACTGGGCATTGCGGTTGTTACATTCCTGGGATGGCTGCTTTTCGGTCATGTCACGACAGGAGAAGCGATCATGAAAAGCATCGCTGTACTGGTCATCGCCTGCCCATGTGCTATGGGGCTGGCTACTCCTGCCGCGGTCATGGTAGGACTGGGTCGTGCAGCTAACAATGGTATACTCATAAAAGGGGCTAATACACTGGAAGCCTTCAAGGATATTAAATATGTTGTGCTGGACAAAACAGGTACCCTCACAACAGGCAAACTTCAGCTAGGGAATTACCATTTTGAAGGCATGACAGAGCAGGAGTTCAAGGCCACGGTATATAGTCTGGAGAAATATTCTTCACATCCGATAGCCCGCTCATTGTCAGGTTTGTGGAAAGGGCAGGGAGAAGCGGGCCTGTTGCAGGTCAGGGAGATCAAAGGCCGGGGTATGCAGGCGAAGGACGGTCAGGGTAATGAGTGGCAGTTAGGTTCCTATGCGATGGCGGAGCAGGCTACACAAGATGACAGTCATAACATTTATTTGCTGAAGAACGGGCAACTTGTTGGCTGGATAGATCTTACAGATGAGATCAGACCAGATGCCGTACAAATGGTACAACAGCTGCAAAGCCGTGGTATCAGTACCGTGTTACTGAGTGGCGATACTGAGCGGAAATGCCGGGAACTGGCAGCACAGGTAGGTATTACGGAAGTGTTTGCCGGACAGTCGCCGGAGCAGAAGCTGCAAAAGATAGATGCACTCATGAAAGAGGCTGCTGTAGCCATGGTAGGAGATGGCATCAATGATGCACCAGCCCTGGCAAGAGCGAGCATTGGCATCTCTCTGAGCGATGCTACGCATGTGGCTATGCAGAGTGCGAATGTGATACTACTGAACAACCGCCTTTCCTCGCTGCCACTGGCCCTGGGGTTGGGACGCCATACCTATCTGACTATAAAACAGAATCTCTTCTGGGCATTCATCTATAACATCATTGCGATCCCATTCGCAGCATTAGGGGTATTAAGCCCGATTTCCGGCGCAGGAGTAATGGCCTTGTCAGATATCGTACTTGCAGTAAACTCTGTCAGATTACGTTATAAAAAGGTCATCTGA
- a CDS encoding DUF1573 domain-containing protein, translating to MKTLVVTLFVSFAFLSTQAQTNTPPPASAPTATTAAEHPADAKIKFKKENVDFGTTPFNKPVTINFEFTNVEKQPVLIENVRTSCGCTAPTWTKAPVLPGKTGTVTTTYSANSVGQQHKTIWVKIKGVEQEKELHLTGTVQN from the coding sequence ATGAAGACATTAGTTGTAACCCTTTTTGTAAGCTTCGCTTTCCTATCTACTCAGGCACAGACAAACACACCACCACCAGCATCAGCCCCTACTGCCACAACAGCTGCGGAACACCCTGCAGATGCTAAGATAAAATTCAAAAAAGAGAATGTTGACTTCGGTACTACACCATTCAACAAACCCGTGACCATCAACTTTGAATTTACCAATGTGGAGAAACAACCTGTACTGATAGAGAATGTACGTACCAGCTGTGGCTGCACGGCTCCCACCTGGACAAAAGCACCCGTACTGCCAGGTAAGACAGGCACTGTGACTACTACCTATTCAGCCAATTCTGTTGGCCAGCAGCATAAAACGATCTGGGTGAAGATCAAAGGGGTGGAGCAGGAAAAAGAGCTACACCTTACCGGAACCGTACAGAACTAA
- a CDS encoding co-chaperone GroES has translation MKKLIVVGDRVLIKLTTANERTESGLYLPPGMQEKEKVQQGYVIKTGPGYALPLPSEEDEAWKAEEDKVKYIPLQAKEGDLAIFLLSGSTEVSYQGEKYYIVPQGAILLLEREEDL, from the coding sequence TTGAAGAAACTAATAGTAGTAGGAGACAGAGTACTGATAAAACTGACGACTGCAAATGAGCGCACAGAAAGCGGCTTATACCTTCCACCCGGTATGCAGGAAAAAGAAAAGGTACAACAGGGATATGTGATCAAAACAGGTCCCGGTTATGCGTTGCCGCTTCCTTCTGAAGAAGATGAAGCATGGAAAGCGGAAGAAGATAAAGTCAAATACATTCCGTTACAGGCCAAAGAAGGCGACCTTGCGATCTTCCTCCTCAGCGGCTCTACCGAAGTTTCCTATCAGGGAGAAAAATATTATATCGTTCCGCAGGGTGCTATTCTGCTGCTGGAACGTGAAGAAGACCTGTAA
- a CDS encoding Gfo/Idh/MocA family oxidoreductase gives MEKIIKTGICAYGMSGHVFHAPFIHVHPGFSFTAVVERSKHMAQERYPDVKVYKSVEEMLQDDSLELIIVNTPNYTHYEYAKAALNAGKHVIVEKPFTVASAEGQELVELAKSKGLLISVYHNRRFDSDFKIVRQVIASGDLGDILEAEIHYDRYREELSYKKHKEAALPGTGGLYDLGSHLVDQGLQLFGMPDAVWADIRIIRKESLVDDYFELVFFYDKLRVRLKCSYITREPIPSYQFHGRLGSFIKTKADTQETMLQQGLMPGAPGWGEEGIHEWGLLHTAKDGEVIRKYLPSPKGNYLEYFDGMHAALTKGAPVPVEPSDAVNVIRIIEAAFESSKAGKIIKL, from the coding sequence ATGGAAAAAATCATCAAAACCGGCATATGCGCGTATGGTATGTCAGGCCACGTTTTTCACGCACCTTTTATTCATGTACATCCAGGATTTTCATTCACGGCTGTAGTGGAAAGAAGTAAACACATGGCACAGGAAAGATATCCTGATGTGAAAGTGTATAAGAGCGTGGAAGAAATGCTCCAGGATGATAGCCTGGAACTGATCATTGTAAATACACCTAACTATACACACTATGAGTATGCAAAAGCTGCACTGAATGCAGGCAAACATGTCATCGTGGAAAAACCTTTTACAGTCGCTTCCGCAGAAGGTCAGGAACTCGTAGAACTGGCTAAGAGCAAAGGACTGTTAATAAGCGTATATCATAACAGACGTTTTGATAGTGACTTCAAAATTGTACGACAGGTGATCGCCAGTGGTGATCTCGGAGACATCCTCGAAGCAGAGATCCATTATGACCGTTACCGTGAAGAGCTGAGTTATAAGAAACATAAAGAAGCCGCTTTACCGGGAACCGGTGGTCTCTATGACCTTGGATCACACCTGGTAGATCAGGGGCTGCAGCTGTTCGGTATGCCGGATGCTGTATGGGCCGATATCCGTATCATCCGCAAAGAATCTCTGGTAGATGACTATTTTGAACTGGTGTTCTTCTATGATAAACTGCGTGTACGACTGAAATGCAGTTACATCACCAGGGAACCTATTCCCTCCTACCAGTTCCATGGCCGTCTGGGTTCCTTTATCAAAACAAAAGCAGATACGCAGGAAACCATGCTGCAACAGGGACTAATGCCTGGTGCACCGGGATGGGGTGAAGAAGGTATCCATGAGTGGGGACTGTTACATACCGCGAAAGATGGAGAAGTGATCAGAAAATACCTGCCTTCTCCGAAAGGCAATTACCTGGAGTATTTTGATGGTATGCATGCCGCATTAACAAAAGGCGCACCGGTGCCGGTTGAACCATCTGATGCTGTGAATGTCATCCGTATTATTGAAGCTGCTTTTGAAAGTAGCAAAGCAGGTAAGATCATTAAACTGTAA
- a CDS encoding MBL fold metallo-hydrolase, with protein MNLYTIETGHFKLDGGAMFGVVPKSIWNKLNPADENNMCSWAMRSLLIEDGDRLILIDTGIGNKQDEKFFSHYYLHGDDTLDKSLAKHGFNRNDITDVFLTHLHFDHCGGCIERQGDKLVPAFKNAAYWSNEEHWQWATKPNEREKASFLKDNILPIQESGQLKFIPREEGIPFSNDINIRFVHGHTDSMMLPQIQYKDQTILYMADLLPSKGHIPIPYVMAYDMFPLTTLQEKKSFLQEALENKYILFFEHDPVTECCTLQQTDKGIRIADTLRLSDL; from the coding sequence ATGAACTTATATACAATAGAGACAGGACATTTTAAGCTGGACGGTGGCGCTATGTTTGGCGTAGTGCCCAAAAGCATCTGGAATAAGCTCAATCCGGCTGATGAAAACAATATGTGCTCCTGGGCTATGCGCAGCCTGCTCATAGAAGACGGTGACCGCCTTATTCTCATTGATACCGGTATCGGTAACAAACAGGATGAGAAGTTCTTCAGCCACTATTATCTCCACGGAGATGATACGCTGGACAAGTCACTGGCAAAGCATGGTTTTAACCGTAATGACATAACAGACGTGTTCCTGACACATCTTCATTTTGACCATTGCGGTGGATGTATAGAGAGACAGGGCGATAAACTGGTGCCAGCATTTAAGAATGCGGCATACTGGAGTAATGAAGAACACTGGCAATGGGCGACAAAACCCAATGAACGTGAAAAAGCGTCGTTTCTTAAAGACAATATCCTGCCAATACAGGAAAGTGGTCAGCTAAAGTTCATTCCAAGAGAGGAAGGCATTCCTTTCAGCAATGACATTAATATCCGCTTCGTACATGGCCACACTGACTCTATGATGCTGCCACAGATCCAGTACAAAGACCAGACAATCCTGTATATGGCTGATCTGCTGCCAAGCAAGGGACATATTCCCATTCCCTATGTAATGGCCTATGATATGTTCCCGCTCACGACCCTACAGGAGAAAAAAAGCTTCCTGCAGGAAGCCCTTGAGAATAAATATATTTTGTTTTTTGAACACGATCCTGTGACAGAGTGCTGCACATTGCAACAGACAGACAAAGGCATCAGAATAGCCGATACCTTACGCCTGTCTGATCTGTAA
- a CDS encoding helicase HerA-like domain-containing protein produces MATKAAFHDYIRNGYFFKGEHIKLGCAMLDGDVVTGADVFIPLKTLNRHGLIAGATGTGKTKTLQVIAEALSDASVPVLLMDIKGDLSGMAAAGTSNPKIEERYQKIGGSWSPAAYPVELLSLSNEKGARLRATVSEFGPILLSKILELNDTQEGLVSMIFKYCDDNKLPLLDLKDFKKVLQYVSDEGKAAMEKDYGKISTTSAGTILRKVIGLEQQGADLFFGEASFEVDDLMRISDDGRGMISIVRVADIQDRPKLFSTFMLSLLAELYATLPEEGDLEKPKLVMFIDEAHLIFQEASTALLQQIETIIKLIRSKGVGIFFCTQNPMDVPPAVLGQLGMKVQHALRAFTANDRKAIKQTAENYPLSEYYKTDDLLTQIGIGEALFTCLNEKGQPTPLAATMLVSPRSRMDVLTDAEAEALVHTSKLVKKYNREVDNESAYEILTAKLEEAAEKSTAAKEENAAAKGNSGKKKEEKGVLETVLTSSTARQVGRTAANIITRSLLGALGLGGKSSKKESSWF; encoded by the coding sequence ATGGCTACGAAAGCAGCATTCCACGACTACATCCGTAACGGCTATTTCTTTAAAGGTGAACACATTAAACTGGGATGCGCCATGCTGGATGGCGACGTTGTAACCGGTGCAGATGTATTCATTCCGCTGAAAACACTGAACAGACATGGCCTCATTGCCGGTGCCACCGGAACAGGTAAAACCAAAACCCTGCAGGTCATTGCAGAAGCGCTCAGTGATGCCAGCGTACCTGTGCTCCTGATGGATATTAAAGGGGATCTTAGTGGAATGGCTGCTGCCGGTACCAGTAACCCCAAAATTGAAGAACGTTATCAGAAAATAGGTGGCAGCTGGTCGCCTGCTGCCTACCCCGTAGAATTACTCTCGCTGAGCAATGAAAAAGGCGCCCGCCTGCGTGCAACCGTAAGTGAATTCGGACCAATCCTGCTCTCCAAAATACTTGAGCTGAATGATACACAGGAAGGCCTGGTATCAATGATCTTTAAATACTGTGACGATAATAAACTTCCTCTGCTCGACCTGAAAGACTTCAAAAAAGTACTGCAATATGTAAGTGATGAAGGAAAAGCTGCCATGGAAAAAGACTACGGTAAGATATCTACGACTTCTGCCGGTACCATTCTCAGGAAAGTCATAGGACTGGAACAGCAGGGCGCTGACCTGTTCTTTGGCGAAGCTTCATTTGAAGTAGACGATCTTATGCGCATCAGTGATGACGGACGTGGTATGATCTCTATTGTAAGAGTAGCCGATATCCAGGACCGCCCAAAACTGTTTTCCACCTTCATGTTAAGCCTCCTGGCTGAACTCTATGCCACCCTTCCGGAAGAAGGAGACCTGGAAAAACCAAAACTGGTCATGTTCATTGATGAAGCACACCTCATTTTCCAGGAGGCCAGTACTGCCCTGCTGCAACAGATAGAAACTATCATTAAACTGATCCGGTCAAAAGGTGTCGGCATCTTCTTCTGTACACAAAACCCTATGGACGTCCCTCCTGCAGTGCTGGGACAACTCGGTATGAAGGTACAGCATGCACTGCGCGCATTTACTGCGAATGACAGGAAGGCGATCAAACAGACAGCTGAGAACTATCCGCTATCGGAATACTATAAAACAGATGACCTCCTGACGCAGATAGGTATAGGTGAAGCCCTCTTTACCTGCCTCAATGAAAAAGGCCAGCCTACGCCCCTCGCCGCAACCATGCTTGTATCGCCACGCTCCCGTATGGATGTGTTGACTGACGCAGAAGCCGAAGCACTTGTTCATACATCTAAACTGGTGAAGAAATATAACCGGGAAGTGGACAATGAAAGCGCTTATGAGATCCTGACCGCTAAACTCGAGGAAGCAGCGGAAAAATCAACAGCAGCGAAAGAGGAAAATGCGGCAGCTAAAGGCAATAGTGGCAAAAAGAAAGAAGAGAAAGGCGTGCTGGAAACCGTACTCACCAGCTCCACTGCCAGACAGGTAGGTCGTACCGCCGCCAATATCATTACCCGTAGTCTGCTGGGCGCCCTTGGGCTGGGTGGCAAAAGCAGTAAGAAAGAAAGTAGCTGGTTCTGA